Proteins from a single region of Coregonus clupeaformis isolate EN_2021a chromosome 35, ASM2061545v1, whole genome shotgun sequence:
- the LOC121550179 gene encoding E3 ubiquitin-protein ligase TRIM37: MRLRYWIEISHNFLHLKKTKLAEMDEQSVESIAEVFRCFICMEKLRDARLCPHCSKLCCFSCIRRWLTEQRAQCPHCRAPLQLRELVNCRWVEEVTQQLDTLQLCNLSKHEENDKDKCENHHEKLSVFCWTCKKCICHQCALWGGMHGGHTFKPLAEIYEQHVTKVNEEVAKLRRRLMELISLVQEVERNVEAVRGAKDERVREIRNAVEMMIARLDNQLKNKLLTLMGQKTSLTQETELLESLLQEVEHQLRSCSKSELISKSPEILLMFQQVHRKPMQSFVTTPVPPDFTSELVPAYDSSTFVLANFSTLRQRADPVYSPPLQISGLCWRLKVYPDGNGVVRGNYLSVFLELSAGLPETSKYEYRVEMVHQASSDPTKNIIREFASDFEVGECWGYNRFFRLDLLASEGYLNMQTDTLVLRYQVRSPTFFQKCRDQYWYISQLESAQSSYIQQINNLKERLAIELFRRQQSRSSSPPNRRLGPSTSERDSRSGKCPVAEDGCQTTETKGEEKTQHDSNELSDGDLEVDCLTGDEEVNPLDGSSTSGSSTATSNTEENDIDEETMSGENDVEFSGNLEMEEGELPDDVAGAAGSSNPGARCLRRSGLPSAGDLLEIDPVILIQLLDLKERSSVESLWGLQPRPPASLLHSQVQVHSRKERGERRPQTVRRGAPDSGVLIRLKAQMAEVRSKMSDVKCQLEPRGETKAGPSGGATGVEQGPSHHSDLGPSRKPTELDLIRKGPGASRHCRSGGKKASSHKQEGSGLGLRRATDLVEKELRGQSDGELSSDQGLFPRDTSNGSEGALKPRSAHSSPPYLGNSSSCSENKPCSSKHDQEQLCVADLYALGCLSGISTATMTRPRTQPMGAGLLTDSSLDCDSEETAEIRQSLLSLAEEPSLCPNEGHVVQKRTVVLLPGMSSDSEIDCDTENEDEVVALEAGDCRYDAQALPCAGDQLISDDLSFTTGETTER, from the exons ATGAGATTAAG GTATTGGATTGAGATTTCACACAATTTCCTCCACTTGAAGAAAACTAAACTGGCTGAGATGGATGAACAAAGTGTTGAG AGTATTGCGGAGGTGTTTCGTTGTTTCATCTGTATGGAGAAGCTGCGGGACGCTCGGCTCTGCCCCCACTGCTCCAAACTCTGCTGTTTCAGCTGCATACGG CGCTGGTTGACTGAGCAGAGAGCCCAATGCCCACACTGTCG GGCGCCACTGCAACTGCGGGAGCTGGTGAACTGCCGCTGGGTTGAGGAAGTTACCCAGCAGCTGGACACCCTGCAGCTCTGCAACCTCTCCAAACACGAGGAGAACGACAAGGACAA GTGTGAGAACCACCATGAGAAGCTCAGTGTGTTCTGCTGGACCTGTAAGAAGTGCATCTGCCACCAGTGTGCTCTGTGGGGAGGCATG CATGGCGGCCACACCTTCAAGCCTCTAGCTGAGATCTATGAGCAGCACGTGACCAAGGTGAACGAGGAGGTGGCCAAGCTCCGCCGCCGCCTCATGGAACTCATCAGCCTGGTGCAGGAAGTG GAGAGGAATGTGGAAGCAGTGCGAGGGGCCAAGGACGAGCGAGTGCGAGAGATCCGTAATGCAGTAGAGATGATGATCGCCCGTCTGGACAACCAGCTCAAGAACAAACTCCTCACCCTCATGG GTCAGAAGACCTCCCTCACCCAAGAGACTGAGCTACTGGAGTCTCTCCTGCAAGAGGTGGAACATCAG CTGCGGTCCTGCAGTAAGAGCGAGTTGATCTCCAAGAGCCCAGAGATCCTGCTCATGTTCCAGCAGGTTCACCGCAAGCCCATGCAGTCGTTTGTTACCACCCCAGTCCCCCCAGACTTCACCAG TGAGCTGGTTCCTGCCTATGACTCAAGCACTTTCGTTCTGGCAAACTTCAG CACCCTGAGACAGAGGGCAGATCCTGTCTACAGCCCACCACTCCAGATATCTGGCCTCTGCTGGAGACTCAAGGTTTACCCA GATGGCAACGGTGTGGTGCGCGGCAACTACCTGTCAGTTTTCTTGGAACTATCTGCAGGACTCCCTGAAACGTCGAA GTACGAGTACCGCGTGGAGATGGTCCACCAGGCCTCCAGCGACCCCACTAAGAACATTATCAGGGAGTTTGCATCAGACTTTGAGGTGGGGGAGTGCTGGGGATACAACCGCTTCTTCAGACTGGACCTGCTGGCCAGCGAGGGCTACCTCAACATGCAGACTGACACACTAGTCCTCAG GTACCAGGTGCGTTCGCCCACCTTCTTCCAGAAGTGCAGAGACCAATACTGGTACATCAGCCAGCTGGAGTCAGCCCAGTCCAGCTACATCCAGCAGATCAACAACCTCAAAGAG AGGCTGGCCATTGAGCTGTTCCGTAGGCAACAGTCTCGCAGCTCGTCCCCTCCTAACCGACGCCTGGGCCCCTCGACCTCGGAGAGAGACTCCCGCTCAGGGAAGTGCCCCGTGGCTGAGGATGGCTGCCAGACCACCGAGACCAAAGGCGAAGAGAAGACTCAGCACGACTCCAAT GAGCTGTCTGACGGGGACTTGGAGGTGGACTGTCTGACGGGGGATGAGGAGGTGAACCCTCTGGACGGCAGCAGCACCTCAGGCAGCTCCACGGCAACCAGTAACACAGAGGAGAACGACATCGACGAGGAGACCAT GTCTGGGGAGAATGACGTGGAGTTCAGTGGGAAcctggagatggaggagggagaactGCCTGACGATGTGGCAGGAGCAGCAg GAAGCTCTAACCCCGGGGCCAGGTGTCTGAGGCGTAGTGGTCTCCCCTCGGCTGGAGATCTGCTGGAGATTGACCCCGTCATCCTCATCCAGCTACTGGACCTGAAGGAGCGCAGCAGTGTGGAGTCACTGTGGGGCCTTCAGCCCAGACCCCCTGCCTCCCTGCTGCACAGCCAAG TCCAAGTCCACTCCAGGAAGGAGCGGGGTGAGCGCAGGCCTCAGACAGTGCGGCGGGGAGCCCCAGACTCGGGGGTCCTGATTCGGCTCAAGGCACAGATGGCCGAGGTGCGCAGTAAGATGTCGGATGTCAAGTGTCAGCTGGAACCACGGGGGGAGACCAAGGCAGGGCCCTCCGGCGGGGCCACAGGGGTGGAGCAGGGGCCATCTCACCACTCAGACCTAGGGCCCAGCAGGAAGCCCACAGAGCTAGATCTGATAAGGAAAGGACCTGGGGCCTCCAGACACTGTCGCTCTG GAGGGAAGAAGGCCTCATCTCACAAGCAGGAGGGGAGTGGGCTGGGCCTGAGGAGGGCCACCGACCTAGTTGAGAAGGAGCTGAGAGGCCAGAGCGATGGAGAGTTGTCCAGCGACCAAGGCCTCTTTCCCAGGGACACCTCCAATGGATCAGAGG GAGCCCTGAAGCCACGCAGCGCCCACAGCTCCCCTCCCTATCTGGGCAACTCGTCGTCCTGCTCCGAAAACAAACCCTGCAGCTCCAAACACGACCAGGAGCAGCTCTGCGTGGCCGACTTGTACGCTCTGGGGTGCCTCAGCGGCATCTCGACCGCCACGATGACACGACCCAGGACCCAGCCCATGGG ggCCGGCCTGCTGACGGACAGCTCTCTGGACTGTGACTCGGAGGAGACGGCTGAGATCCGCCAGTCACTGCTCTCCCTGGCAGAGGAACCCTCTTTATGCCCCAACGAAG GTCATGTTGTCCAGAAGCGGACAGTGGTACTGCTGCCAGGTATGAGCAGTGACAGTGAGATCGACTGTGACACGGAGAACGAGGACGAGGTGGTGGCCCTGGAGGCTGGAGATTGTCGCTATGACGCCCAGGCACTGCCCTGCGCAG GGGACCAGTTGATCTCTGATGACCTAAGCTTCACCACAGGAGAGACCACCGAGAGGTGA